A stretch of the Vulcanisaeta souniana JCM 11219 genome encodes the following:
- a CDS encoding chromatin protein Cren7, translated as MVSLEDLARKEYEVEGRRLKPSKVWKVQPKGRKGFVMALFKTPDGKTVRKVIAKVDEQGNIIT; from the coding sequence ATGGTGTCCCTTGAGGATCTGGCGAGGAAGGAGTATGAGGTTGAGGGTAGGAGGTTGAAGCCCAGTAAGGTTTGGAAGGTGCAGCCTAAGGGTAGGAAGGGCTTCGTAATGGCCCTCTTCAAGACACCAGACGGAAAAACAGTAAGAAAAGTCATAGCAAAAGTAGACGAACAAGGAAACATAATAACCTAA
- a CDS encoding AMP-binding protein, producing the protein MNESEFLKWFDRKREEHFRRLSPSVPLKPVYPLGVMPIHRYLMVRAVENPDKTALIYYGTRITYGELNAMANKFANYLIDSLRVGKGDRVGIVLPNCPDFYITYYGILKAGGVAPLYSVMYREMELRHLLKVSRPRAIVVADNLVPMLRRVVNEVDPSIKLICASDLDFLPTTPELPVHESMKRSKDCGGELDLITILRSSDYSDEEPTVEHTEVDVSVNDPAVMLFTSGTTGLPKAVVHKHFGILYKQAAAFTYGPYDYLIPRGREFDYRVFLNEVAKSEVRLVVLPIYWVAGKDFGLDSLPVVGYTAVLLARYDPRVVLLAIHKYRVTYTYLTFDAYLDILNSPLINEVDRSSLRFAAGSSFIARLNRELRRKFNSFFPNAVIYEASYGLTETHTYDVINLGMLLDDLDLALRERYGSLAVGPTVPGTYVKILDPETGELLPPGKPGVIWIRSPALVEGYLERPEETTRDFRDGWFNTGDYGLVDENGYLHFIQRIKDMIKVSGVSVSPVLVEEELKELAPEIREVAVIGAKDPETGEAPIAFVALKDEFRGKITEEEILNRCRGKMSRYHIPRRVIFMDQLPKTPSGKIVKEDLKRAWEELKNK; encoded by the coding sequence ATGAATGAAAGTGAGTTTCTTAAGTGGTTTGATAGGAAACGCGAGGAACATTTTAGGAGGTTAAGTCCCTCGGTCCCTCTTAAACCCGTGTATCCTCTTGGGGTTATGCCGATTCATAGGTATTTGATGGTTAGGGCGGTTGAAAACCCCGATAAAACTGCCCTTATTTACTACGGTACTAGGATAACCTATGGTGAATTGAATGCTATGGCCAATAAATTTGCGAATTACCTCATAGATTCGCTTAGGGTTGGTAAGGGGGACCGTGTTGGTATTGTGCTTCCCAACTGCCCTGACTTTTACATAACGTACTACGGGATCCTCAAGGCCGGTGGAGTGGCACCGCTGTACAGTGTTATGTATAGGGAGATGGAACTTAGGCACTTATTGAAGGTTTCTAGGCCCAGGGCCATTGTGGTCGCCGATAACCTGGTGCCAATGCTCAGGAGGGTCGTTAATGAGGTTGATCCAAGCATTAAGTTAATATGCGCAAGTGACCTTGACTTCCTTCCAACAACCCCCGAGCTCCCGGTTCACGAGTCCATGAAGAGGAGCAAGGATTGCGGTGGAGAGCTTGATTTAATTACCATATTACGTTCAAGTGATTACTCGGATGAGGAGCCTACGGTTGAACACACCGAGGTTGACGTTAGTGTTAATGATCCAGCCGTGATGTTATTTACATCCGGCACCACCGGTTTACCTAAGGCCGTGGTTCATAAACACTTCGGCATACTCTATAAACAAGCTGCGGCGTTTACGTACGGCCCCTACGACTACTTAATACCCAGGGGTAGGGAGTTTGATTACCGTGTGTTCCTCAATGAAGTGGCTAAAAGCGAGGTGAGACTTGTGGTACTACCGATATATTGGGTTGCGGGTAAGGACTTCGGCCTGGATTCCCTGCCCGTCGTCGGCTATACCGCGGTTTTATTGGCTCGCTACGATCCGAGGGTGGTGCTCCTCGCCATTCATAAGTATAGGGTCACATACACGTACCTAACGTTTGATGCGTATCTTGACATATTGAATAGTCCGTTGATTAACGAGGTTGATAGGTCGAGCTTGAGGTTTGCCGCTGGTTCCTCGTTCATAGCTAGGTTGAACAGGGAGCTTCGTAGGAAGTTCAATTCTTTCTTCCCAAACGCAGTGATTTATGAGGCTAGTTACGGCTTAACGGAGACGCATACCTACGACGTAATTAACCTGGGAATGCTACTTGACGACCTGGACCTAGCCCTTAGGGAGAGGTATGGTTCACTTGCTGTTGGGCCAACCGTGCCTGGGACTTACGTCAAGATACTTGATCCAGAAACCGGCGAGTTACTGCCTCCAGGTAAACCAGGTGTTATCTGGATAAGATCACCGGCACTAGTCGAGGGGTACCTGGAGAGACCAGAGGAGACCACCAGGGACTTTAGAGATGGTTGGTTTAACACTGGGGATTATGGGCTGGTTGATGAGAATGGTTACCTGCACTTCATACAGAGGATTAAGGACATGATAAAGGTGTCCGGCGTTTCAGTGTCTCCTGTTCTAGTTGAGGAGGAATTGAAAGAATTAGCGCCGGAGATTAGGGAGGTAGCGGTCATAGGTGCTAAGGACCCGGAGACAGGTGAGGCGCCAATAGCCTTCGTGGCCCTTAAGGACGAGTTTAGGGGCAAAATAACGGAGGAGGAAATTCTGAATAGGTGTAGAGGTAAAATGTCTAGGTACCACATTCCTCGGAGGGTGATATTCATGGATCAACTCCCAAAGACGCCCTCTGGCAAGATAGTGAAGGAGGATTTAAAGAGGGCTTGGGAAGAATTGAAAAATAAATGA
- a CDS encoding phosphotriesterase family protein — protein sequence MNKIPVVGGGEISPSDMGLTLFHEHLRLTTEVVRWNWPHLYNESEEFRRAVDAVNAVKRFGVKTIVDLTVAGIGRDVRFDERVARATGVNIIMGTGFYTYTELPFYFRNRGIDSLVDVFMHDITIGIQGTNTRAVFVKAVIDSPGLTRDVEMAIRAVARTHVKTGAPIITHSFVGNRSSLELIRIFKEEGVDLSRAVIGHVGDTDDVSFIEQVLREGAFVGLDRFGLDLYLPLEKRVRTTIELIRRGWVDQILLSHDYCPVIDWYPTETVRNMVPDWSMTLIFEKVIPRLRDEGVTQEQVDKILMDNPRRLFSGRS from the coding sequence ATGAATAAAATACCCGTGGTTGGTGGGGGAGAAATAAGCCCTAGTGACATGGGTTTAACACTATTCCATGAACACCTTAGGCTGACCACTGAGGTCGTTCGTTGGAACTGGCCGCACTTGTACAATGAGAGCGAGGAGTTTAGGAGAGCTGTTGATGCGGTTAATGCGGTTAAGAGGTTTGGTGTTAAGACTATCGTAGACCTTACGGTTGCTGGAATAGGAAGAGATGTTAGGTTTGATGAGAGGGTTGCCAGGGCAACCGGTGTTAACATAATAATGGGTACTGGTTTCTATACGTATACGGAGTTACCGTTTTACTTCAGGAATAGGGGTATTGATTCGCTCGTTGATGTCTTCATGCATGACATAACCATTGGTATTCAGGGAACCAATACCAGGGCTGTATTCGTTAAGGCCGTCATTGACTCACCGGGGTTAACTAGGGATGTGGAAATGGCCATTAGGGCCGTAGCAAGAACTCATGTAAAGACCGGGGCCCCAATAATTACCCACTCATTCGTTGGTAATAGGTCTAGCCTTGAACTCATTAGGATTTTCAAGGAGGAGGGCGTTGATCTATCAAGGGCTGTCATAGGTCATGTTGGTGATACCGACGATGTATCCTTCATAGAGCAAGTACTGAGGGAGGGCGCATTCGTGGGTCTCGACAGATTTGGCCTTGACCTATACCTACCGCTTGAGAAGAGGGTTAGGACCACCATTGAGTTAATAAGGAGGGGTTGGGTCGACCAAATACTCCTGTCCCACGATTACTGCCCAGTCATTGACTGGTATCCGACGGAGACTGTGAGGAACATGGTACCCGATTGGTCAATGACACTGATATTCGAGAAGGTAATACCGAGGCTAAGAGACGAGGGTGTAACTCAGGAACAAGTGGATAAAATACTCATGGATAATCCGAGAAGACTCTTCTCAGGGAGGTCGTGA
- a CDS encoding long-chain-fatty-acid--CoA ligase, translating to MKLVTRQVGDTEVQVIPEGDYVCEEHADRPWFRYWPPRILRRMDYPRTPLFNLVEVSAMRYPDKDAIIYYGFRIKYSELWDSILRLSAFLHDLGIEKGDRVAIYMPNTPHWVMSLFGVLRANAIAVPINPLVAPDVLEYILRETGAKAVITLTQLLPRLLSVRDKVPSLRYVITGRYRDYLPNKTEFKLPQLMLMDPEAPQGAINWKEAVAFNGNPPTVKVTHEDLAAIPYTSGTTGIPKGVMHSHGTMWASTLNAAVWYNIAPSGIVLTVLPMFHVTGLVHSVLVPLYAGSTMVLMTTWDRETVVDAIERYGITHWTSISTMIVDLLAMPGIERRNLSSLILAGGGGAPMPEAVAKRFKELTGLDYLAGYGLTETFSQTHVNPPHRVKIGSDLGIPQPCTDALVIDPDTKEVLPAGKNGELVVRGPNVFKGYWKKPEETKEAFIEIDGKLYFRTGDVVYMDDEGYFFYVDRIKRMINRAGYKVWPYRVENILYMHPAILEVAVVAIPDPRVGEEVKAYVVLKPEYKGKVKPEDIIQWARERMSSYEYPRFVEFVDSLPKTATGKIDWRMLQEQERRRGGGQ from the coding sequence ATGAAATTAGTAACAAGACAAGTAGGGGATACGGAGGTCCAGGTAATTCCTGAGGGGGATTATGTCTGTGAGGAGCATGCCGATAGGCCGTGGTTTAGGTACTGGCCTCCGAGGATCCTAAGAAGAATGGATTACCCAAGGACTCCCCTGTTTAACTTGGTGGAGGTCTCGGCAATGAGGTACCCCGACAAGGACGCAATTATCTACTACGGTTTCAGGATTAAGTACTCAGAACTATGGGACTCGATACTAAGGCTCTCTGCGTTCCTGCATGATCTGGGCATCGAAAAGGGTGATAGGGTAGCCATATACATGCCCAACACTCCTCATTGGGTGATGTCATTATTCGGCGTGTTAAGGGCGAACGCAATCGCCGTACCAATAAACCCATTGGTTGCCCCAGACGTACTTGAGTACATACTTAGGGAGACTGGGGCTAAGGCCGTGATCACACTAACACAATTATTACCCAGACTACTCAGCGTTAGGGATAAAGTCCCATCACTTAGGTACGTGATCACCGGTAGGTACAGGGACTACCTCCCTAACAAAACCGAATTTAAGCTGCCACAGTTAATGCTCATGGATCCCGAGGCTCCCCAGGGAGCCATTAATTGGAAGGAGGCCGTGGCATTCAATGGTAATCCACCCACTGTGAAGGTTACGCATGAGGATCTCGCTGCGATCCCATATACATCAGGTACAACGGGCATTCCTAAGGGTGTTATGCATAGTCATGGCACGATGTGGGCATCAACACTGAATGCAGCTGTCTGGTACAACATTGCACCAAGTGGTATTGTACTGACAGTACTACCTATGTTCCACGTGACTGGCCTCGTACACTCCGTACTAGTGCCCCTATACGCCGGCTCAACAATGGTTCTAATGACTACCTGGGATAGGGAAACGGTAGTTGATGCAATCGAGAGATACGGGATAACCCACTGGACAAGCATATCCACAATGATTGTGGACCTACTGGCAATGCCAGGGATTGAAAGGAGGAACCTATCCTCACTAATACTGGCCGGTGGAGGCGGTGCGCCAATGCCTGAGGCCGTTGCCAAGAGGTTTAAGGAGTTAACTGGGCTTGATTACCTGGCTGGTTATGGACTTACTGAGACCTTCTCACAAACCCACGTTAATCCACCGCACAGGGTTAAGATTGGTAGTGACCTCGGTATTCCACAGCCCTGTACAGACGCCTTAGTAATAGACCCAGATACGAAGGAGGTCCTACCGGCCGGTAAAAATGGGGAGCTTGTGGTTAGGGGACCAAACGTGTTTAAGGGTTATTGGAAGAAGCCTGAGGAAACTAAGGAGGCGTTTATTGAGATCGATGGTAAGCTTTACTTTAGGACTGGTGACGTTGTTTACATGGATGATGAGGGCTACTTCTTCTACGTTGATAGGATTAAGAGAATGATTAATAGGGCTGGTTATAAGGTTTGGCCGTACAGGGTTGAGAACATACTGTACATGCACCCAGCCATTCTTGAGGTTGCCGTAGTGGCAATACCAGACCCAAGGGTTGGTGAGGAGGTTAAGGCGTACGTGGTCCTTAAGCCGGAATATAAGGGCAAGGTAAAGCCTGAGGACATAATACAATGGGCGAGGGAGAGGATGTCGTCGTATGAGTACCCAAGGTTCGTGGAGTTTGTCGACTCGTTACCGAAGACTGCAACCGGTAAAATAGACTGGAGGATGCTTCAGGAGCAGGAAAGAAGGAGAGGCGGTGGGCAATGA
- a CDS encoding 4-hydroxyphenylacetate 3-hydroxylase N-terminal domain-containing protein, with translation MVRSFEDYVNSLRDGRIIYYRGKPVDDVTRHEILRAAINHAAELYRWQADPELRRFLTFDDPQYGTISRFYKAPRGPGDLIERFRLIYNTTLLGRGMFNIMKTIGSDALFGLMIASRQLDRARGTNYYDRVMRYYERVVKDDVTIAVAQTDVKGDRMLRPHQQEDPDVYVHIVGREPDGIIVKGAKVHTTQSIAANELIVLPYRNMIKEDTDYAVAFALPVNTKGITLIPRPLREVEINMLGDEFPMGRTNVEVETLTVFDNVKVPSDRVFLAGEYDFAASYGLTFALFHRFTAISYRAALADIVLGYAKLFAEYNDVEGASHIRRDIVDIITYKEYLVSSAIASAERCIRDPNAGICIPNPIYTNVGKLTANAKYLDAIKDMIDVAGGLLADIPSTSELNNPTEEKYLVKYLVGKRGTDPRVRIRLFQIAREFLSALGALLSVGMIHAEGSIEASVIELFRSYNYDISRTAALYNADLAKMDDVKKLLEWW, from the coding sequence GTGGTTAGGTCCTTTGAGGATTATGTGAATAGTCTGCGTGACGGTAGGATCATCTACTATAGGGGTAAGCCCGTGGATGATGTCACTAGGCATGAGATCTTGAGAGCAGCAATAAACCATGCTGCTGAGCTTTACAGGTGGCAAGCCGATCCCGAGTTAAGGAGGTTCCTGACCTTTGACGATCCTCAGTACGGAACAATAAGTAGGTTCTACAAGGCACCCAGGGGTCCTGGGGATTTAATCGAGAGATTCAGGTTGATCTACAACACCACGCTGCTCGGTAGGGGCATGTTCAACATCATGAAGACCATCGGTTCAGATGCATTGTTCGGCCTTATGATAGCTTCCAGGCAATTGGATAGGGCCAGGGGCACGAACTATTATGATAGGGTTATGAGGTATTATGAACGTGTTGTTAAGGACGATGTTACAATAGCGGTTGCTCAGACGGATGTTAAGGGCGATAGGATGCTTAGGCCTCATCAACAGGAGGATCCAGACGTGTATGTACACATCGTTGGTAGGGAGCCCGACGGCATTATTGTTAAGGGGGCCAAGGTGCATACGACCCAGTCCATTGCTGCCAACGAACTCATTGTCCTGCCTTACAGGAACATGATTAAGGAGGACACTGATTATGCAGTTGCCTTTGCGCTACCGGTCAATACCAAGGGCATTACCTTGATACCCAGGCCACTTAGGGAGGTTGAGATTAACATGCTTGGTGACGAATTCCCAATGGGCAGGACGAACGTGGAGGTTGAGACACTGACAGTATTTGACAACGTCAAAGTCCCCAGCGACAGAGTATTTCTAGCTGGTGAGTATGACTTCGCGGCGTCCTATGGATTAACCTTCGCCCTATTCCACAGGTTCACCGCAATTTCCTACAGGGCAGCACTGGCAGATATAGTGCTAGGTTACGCCAAGCTATTCGCTGAGTACAACGATGTCGAGGGCGCATCCCACATTAGGAGGGACATTGTTGACATAATAACGTATAAGGAGTACCTGGTCTCCAGCGCCATAGCTTCAGCTGAGAGGTGCATCAGAGACCCAAACGCTGGCATCTGCATACCAAACCCAATATACACAAACGTTGGTAAACTAACGGCAAATGCCAAGTATCTCGATGCCATTAAGGACATGATCGACGTGGCCGGCGGCCTACTCGCAGACATACCATCAACGAGCGAGTTAAACAACCCAACCGAGGAGAAGTACCTGGTCAAGTACCTGGTCGGTAAGAGGGGGACGGACCCAAGGGTCAGGATTAGGCTCTTCCAGATAGCCCGTGAATTCCTATCAGCCCTTGGTGCCTTGCTGTCTGTCGGCATGATACATGCCGAGGGATCCATAGAGGCAAGCGTAATAGAGTTGTTCAGGTCGTATAACTACGATATAAGCAGGACAGCCGCGTTATACAATGCGGACCTGGCAAAGATGGACGATGTAAAGAAGCTGCTAGAGTGGTGGTGA
- a CDS encoding DUF169 domain-containing protein: MQSVEDLRRIGRELRGELGLRTHPVGIKFCPESCDLTGFRRPRNFGIHMTVCQVINAARYGWAMAFTLEDMFCIGGAYLFGLVPEYPEFLETPISRHTSSDDAKKHINSRYLENALPKGSVKAVLVAPLESINFIPDVIDVYGTPTQINTIAKSLIWHGIFPETELLGLISCSVVTRAYKTRKPQVKIPGSGEIAWGRTEEDEVSITIPLEHIDKVLSGLENIKRLNPYPPPRFWWYEPIAPKGYTITYKDYEEWKKRKNPQA; encoded by the coding sequence ATGCAGTCAGTGGAGGACTTGAGGAGGATCGGTCGTGAACTGAGGGGCGAATTAGGACTACGCACCCACCCAGTGGGTATTAAGTTCTGCCCTGAGTCCTGCGACCTAACCGGCTTTAGGAGACCCAGGAATTTCGGCATACACATGACTGTTTGCCAGGTCATAAATGCAGCTAGGTATGGGTGGGCCATGGCGTTTACCCTAGAGGACATGTTCTGCATTGGTGGCGCATACCTATTTGGATTGGTGCCTGAGTATCCAGAGTTCCTTGAAACACCAATTAGCAGGCATACATCCAGTGATGATGCAAAGAAGCACATTAACTCAAGGTACCTAGAGAATGCATTACCGAAGGGTAGTGTTAAGGCGGTCCTGGTGGCACCACTGGAGAGCATTAATTTCATACCTGACGTAATCGATGTGTACGGCACACCAACACAGATAAACACAATAGCCAAGTCCCTAATATGGCACGGAATATTCCCAGAGACTGAGCTCCTTGGCTTGATATCGTGCTCCGTAGTCACTAGGGCCTACAAGACGAGGAAACCCCAGGTAAAGATACCAGGCTCGGGTGAGATTGCGTGGGGTAGGACCGAGGAAGACGAAGTGAGCATTACGATACCACTGGAGCACATTGATAAGGTGCTAAGCGGATTAGAAAATATCAAGAGGTTAAATCCATACCCACCACCGAGGTTCTGGTGGTACGAGCCAATAGCACCCAAGGGATATACAATAACCTATAAGGATTACGAGGAATGGAAAAAGAGGAAAAACCCACAGGCCTAA